The sequence TATTGAAGGTGAAAATATGACTCGACCAAGATTTAGAAGAAGAATTGGATGGCTTCCACGCCTTGATTACTTTAGACCAGATGGAGTTGATGTTAGCAATATTGAGGAAGTTGTGCTTACCCTCGATGAGTTAGAGGCATTAAGGCTTGCAGACCTTGAAGGCTTGTATCAGGAAGAGGCTGCAAAGCGTATGAATGTTTCAAGGCAAACATTTGGAAGGATTATAGAAGAAGCACACAGGAAAGTGGCCGATGCAATTGTGAATGGGAAGGCGATAAGGATTACAGGCGGTCCTGTTGAATTTGATGAGAATTTAGTTAGTGCATTCGATTATTGCGTATGTCCAAACTGTGGATACATAAAGCCACACGA is a genomic window of Caldisericum sp. containing:
- a CDS encoding DUF134 domain-containing protein — translated: MTRPRFRRRIGWLPRLDYFRPDGVDVSNIEEVVLTLDELEALRLADLEGLYQEEAAKRMNVSRQTFGRIIEEAHRKVADAIVNGKAIRITGGPVEFDENLVSAFDYCVCPNCGYIKPHERGKPCRFEVCPKCGSHMVRQVNIKKGGE